A stretch of DNA from Pseudonocardia hierapolitana:
GGGGGGCGCATACCTGGCTCATAGGGGGGCGATCGGCGACGCCGATCGCCGTGGTCGACGGCAACCATTCCCCCTCCACCTGCACGAACTGGGTGAGCGCCGCACCCGCGTCGGGTACGTCGCAGCGGGCGAGCGCCGCGGAGAGGATCTGGCGCGCCATCACCCCCAGCTGCAGCAGCGACCGGTTGCGGTGCTTGCGCACGCCGAGGTTGACCTGGCCGAGCCCGTCCAGGCCGAGCCGGGCGTACGCGTCGAGCAGCAGCCCGATCTCCACCCCGTAACCGGGCGCGAAGGGCACCGACTCCAGCAGCTCCCGGGTGCCGGCGTACTCGCCGCCGAGCGGCTGCACGATCCCGGCGAGCTCGGGCCGCAGCGCGGCGAGCAACGGGCGCACGAGCAGCTCCGTGACGCGCCCGCCGCCGGTGTCGGCCACCGTGGTCTCCAGGCGCAGCGGCCGCCGGTAGAAGCCCTTCACCAGCGCCACGCCGCGTTCGGTGAGCAACGGGCCGAGCAGCGCCGGCACGAAACCGGGGTCGAAGTCGACGAGGTCGGAATCGAGGTAGCAGACCACGTCGCCGCTGGTGGCCGCGAGCGAGCGCCACAGCACCTCCCCCTTGCCCGGCACCGGGGGGAGCTCGGGCAGCACGTCCGTGCGCAGCACCACCCGCGCACCCGCCGCAGCGGCCACCTCCACCGTGCGGTCGGTCGAGCCGGAGTCCACGACCACCAGCTCGTCGACGAGCGGGGCGGGCCCGCTGGTCAGGGGCACGATCGCGGCCACGATCGCACCGACCGTGGCCTCCTCGTCCAGGGCCGGCAGCACCACCGAAACCCGCCGCCCCTGCTTCGCCGCGACCAGCTCCTCGACGCTCCAGCAGGGCTCCTGCCACGTCCGCCGGGCGAACCACTCCTCGATGACGGGATCCACGGGCCTCACTCCTTCACGGAAGGGTCCTCACAACGCGTGCGGGAGGGCGATCACCGATGATCGACGTCACCATGTCCACCGTCCGGCGCGCCTGCCGGACCTCGTGTACCCGGAAGATGCGCGCACCTTGCCACGCGCAGACGGCGACGGTGGCCATCGTGCCCTCGATGCGCTCGCCCACCGGCAGGTCCAGCGTCTCGCCGACGAAGTCCTTGTTGGAGGGTGCGACCAGCACCGGCCTGCCCAGCCGCACGAGCTCGTCGAGGCGCCGGGTGAGCTCGAGCGAGTGCCAGGTGTTCTTGTTGAAGTCGTGCCCGGGGTCCAGCACGACCCGATCGGGCGACACACCGGCGGCGATCGCCCGCTCGGCGAGCGACTCGAGGAACCGGGTGACGTCGCCGACGAGGTCCGGGTACCGAACCCGGCGGGTGTAGGTGCGCGGGGTGAGCCCGCCGGTGTGGGTGCACACCAGGCTCGCCCCGAACTCCGCGGCCACCTCGGCGAGCTGCGGGTCGTGGCTGCCCCACGCGTCGTTCACGAGGTCCGCCCCCGCGGGCAGCACGGCCCGGGCCACCTCGGCGCGCCACGTGTCGACGCTGATCGCGACGTCCGGGTGCTTCTCCCGGACGCATCCCACGAGCGCCTCGACGCGGGCGATCTCCTCGACGGGGGTGACCTCGGGGCCGAGGCCGGCCTTCACCCCGCCGACGTCGATGACGTCCGCACCGTCGGCCACCATCTGCGCCACCTGCTCCAGCGCCGGCGCCAGTGCGTACGCACGCCCCCGGTCGTAGAACGAGTCGGGCGTGGCGTTGACGATGCCCATGACGAGCCGGGCCGAGTCGTCGTAGGTGCGGGCGCCGAGGCGCACCGGGGGCATTAGGAGTCCACGGGTTTCGCGCACGCGTCGAGGGCCGCGGACACGTCGGTGGCCACCACGAGCCGCTCGATCGCCTCCGGACGCACGAATCCGCGCTCGCCCAGCCCGCGCACCCACTCCAGCAGCCCGGCGTAGTGCCCGTCGGGGTCGAGCAGCACCACCGGCTTGCTGTGCATGCGCAGGTAGCCCGCCGTCCACACCTCGAACAGCTCCTCGCACGTGCCCACGCCGCCGGGCAGCGCGATGAACGCGTCGGCGTGGGCCTCCATGAGCGCCTTGCGCTCGCGCATCGTCTCGACGATCAGCAGCTCGTCGGAGTCGTGGTCGGCCCACTCCAGGTCGACGAGAGCCTGTGGGATGACCCCGGTGGTGCGCGCGCCGCCCGCCCGGGCCGCCGCGCC
This window harbors:
- a CDS encoding TIGR00730 family Rossman fold protein, whose product is MTGPLSVCVYCGSIEGLPERYLRLAADVGSQIAARGWQLVSGGGKAAMMGVLGAAARAGGARTTGVIPQALVDLEWADHDSDELLIVETMRERKALMEAHADAFIALPGGVGTCEELFEVWTAGYLRMHSKPVVLLDPDGHYAGLLEWVRGLGERGFVRPEAIERLVVATDVSAALDACAKPVDS
- the folP gene encoding dihydropteroate synthase; the protein is MPPVRLGARTYDDSARLVMGIVNATPDSFYDRGRAYALAPALEQVAQMVADGADVIDVGGVKAGLGPEVTPVEEIARVEALVGCVREKHPDVAISVDTWRAEVARAVLPAGADLVNDAWGSHDPQLAEVAAEFGASLVCTHTGGLTPRTYTRRVRYPDLVGDVTRFLESLAERAIAAGVSPDRVVLDPGHDFNKNTWHSLELTRRLDELVRLGRPVLVAPSNKDFVGETLDLPVGERIEGTMATVAVCAWQGARIFRVHEVRQARRTVDMVTSIIGDRPPARVVRTLP
- a CDS encoding glucosyl-3-phosphoglycerate synthase: MDPVIEEWFARRTWQEPCWSVEELVAAKQGRRVSVVLPALDEEATVGAIVAAIVPLTSGPAPLVDELVVVDSGSTDRTVEVAAAAGARVVLRTDVLPELPPVPGKGEVLWRSLAATSGDVVCYLDSDLVDFDPGFVPALLGPLLTERGVALVKGFYRRPLRLETTVADTGGGRVTELLVRPLLAALRPELAGIVQPLGGEYAGTRELLESVPFAPGYGVEIGLLLDAYARLGLDGLGQVNLGVRKHRNRSLLQLGVMARQILSAALARCDVPDAGAALTQFVQVEGEWLPSTTAIGVADRPPMSQVCAPRRESATYLDGPAPR